One Solanum pennellii chromosome 10, SPENNV200 genomic region harbors:
- the LOC107001953 gene encoding glutathione S-transferase DHAR2-like, whose product MESKDSSDCTEQTLFDELKALEEHLKAHGPNVNGQNVCSVYMSLAPKLYHLEVALGHFKKWSMTESLSHVCNYIKVDGVI is encoded by the exons ATGGAGAGCAAGGATTCTAGTGATTGTACTGAGCAGACACTTTTTGATGAATTGAAGGCTTTGGAAGAGCATCTCAAGGCTCAT GGACCAAATGTCAATGGGCAGAATGTTTGTTCAGTTTATATGAGCTTGGCTCCAAAACTGTACCATCTCGAGGTGGCTCTTGGACACTTCAAGAAGTGGAGTATGACTGAAAGCTTGAGTCACGTGTGTAATTACATAAAG GTGGATGGAGTTATCTAA